Part of the Bacteroidales bacterium genome is shown below.
AAGGGATGAGTTCAAGGGAAAGAATGGAGTTTTTATGGATGCAAATGAAAATCCATACGGAAAACTTAACAGATATCCCGATCCCTATCAGAAGGAACTGAAAGCTGCAATTTCAGAGATAAAAGGTATTTCTGAGGAAAACATTTTCCTGGGAAATGGAAGTGACGAAATTATAGACCTGTGCTTCAGGGTATTCTGCAACCCGGGGACTGATAAAGCCCTGACCTTTACTCCCACATACGGAATGTATGAGGTATCGGCTGCTGTTAATGATATAACAGTAATTAAGGTCCCGCTTAATGAAAAGTTCCAGATCGACCTTGCAGCAGCAAAGACTCATCTGACTGATAAAAACCTAAAGCTCATTTTCGTATGCTCTCCGAATAACCCTACTGGAAATGCCATGAAATATTCAGATGTGGAATTTATAATCAGGAGTTTCAATGGCATTGTGGTAATTGATGAAGCTTACATAGATTTCAGCGATAAGCCTTCATTTTTGAATATTGTAGAGAAGTATCCTAACCTTATAGTAATGCAGACTTTCAGTAAAGCATTTGGTCTGGCCGCAGTAAGAGTAGGTATGGCATTTATGAATAAGTCTGTAATTCAATATTTTAACAAGCTTAAGCCGCCGTATAATATAAGTACAATCAATCAGAATGCTGCCTTAAGGAAGCTCACATTAACAGGCGAAGTTAAAAAACAGATTGCAGGTATCAGGAAAGAAAGAGAAAGGGTAATAAATACCCTTAAGAAAATGAAAATAGCAGAAGAGATATACCCAACTGATGCTAACTTCGTACTCATTAAAGTAAAAGACTCTACTGCGGTTTATAACAGACTGGTAAGCGAAAATATAATAATCAGAAACAGACACAGCGTGGTAAAAAACTGCTTACGTATTACTATCGGAAAAAAAACAGAAAACGACTGCCTTCTGAAAGCATTAAATACAATTTCAATATGAAAAAAGTACTCTTTATCGACAGGGATGGCACCATAATCATTGAACCTGCAGATGAACAGGTGGATAGTTTTGAGAAGTTGACTTTCCTGCCCTCAGCCATTACCTGCTTGTCAAAAATTGCCAGAGAGACTGATTTCGAACTGGTAATGGTTACAAATCAGGATGGTCTTGGAACTGATATTCATCCTGAGGAAACATTCTGGCCTGTACACAATAAAATGCTTGAAATACTTAAGGGTGAAGGAGTTGTGTTTAAAGAGATTTTTATCGATAAGACTACACCTGAACAAATGGCTCCAACAAGAAAACCTGGAACTGCTATGCTGGTGAAATACCTTTCTCAGGGAATAGATCTTGAATCATCGTATGTTATCGGTGACAGACTTACTGATGTTAAGCTGGCTGAAAATCTCGGATGCAAAGCAATCTTTATTGGTAACAGCCAGGTTCAGGAAGCTTCTTTATCTACCACCGACTGGAATGAGATTTACAAATTTCTGAAACAGATCCCCCGTACTGGAAAAACTGTGAGAAAAACATCGGA
Proteins encoded:
- the hisC gene encoding histidinol-phosphate transaminase, whose translation is MVDIKTLVRENVLNLTPYSCARDEFKGKNGVFMDANENPYGKLNRYPDPYQKELKAAISEIKGISEENIFLGNGSDEIIDLCFRVFCNPGTDKALTFTPTYGMYEVSAAVNDITVIKVPLNEKFQIDLAAAKTHLTDKNLKLIFVCSPNNPTGNAMKYSDVEFIIRSFNGIVVIDEAYIDFSDKPSFLNIVEKYPNLIVMQTFSKAFGLAAVRVGMAFMNKSVIQYFNKLKPPYNISTINQNAALRKLTLTGEVKKQIAGIRKERERVINTLKKMKIAEEIYPTDANFVLIKVKDSTAVYNRLVSENIIIRNRHSVVKNCLRITIGKKTENDCLLKALNTISI
- the hisB gene encoding bifunctional histidinol-phosphatase/imidazoleglycerol-phosphate dehydratase HisB, with the protein product MKKVLFIDRDGTIIIEPADEQVDSFEKLTFLPSAITCLSKIARETDFELVMVTNQDGLGTDIHPEETFWPVHNKMLEILKGEGVVFKEIFIDKTTPEQMAPTRKPGTAMLVKYLSQGIDLESSYVIGDRLTDVKLAENLGCKAIFIGNSQVQEASLSTTDWNEIYKFLKQIPRTGKTVRKTSETDILIELNLDGSGISRIDTGIGFFDHMLEQIARHGNIDLEIKVKGDLNIDEHHTVEDVAITLGETILKAIGGKKGIERYSFVLPMDDCLAQVALDFGGRPWLIWDVNFTREKVGELPSEMFFHFFKSFSDNAKCNLNIKAEGENEHHKIEAIFKAFAKAIKNAVKQTDNFNLPSTKGSL